The Salinibacterium sp. M195 genome includes a window with the following:
- a CDS encoding S9 family peptidase, with product MKTSLVKRNSFWLVLSLVMMLVASIGASIVQTGAGSISVKDMRWETSSGQMMSALLFKPDTATVDNKVPAIVVSHGWWNNREMQDANYVELARRGYVVVSIDMYGHGNSSPLTTDVTLGGTGMYDAVKLVADFPYVDTDQIGVSGHSNGARAANYSMFIDNAADEQLIAAVLLVDNDAVYTDAEAENAYFNLYGARDVGIVADQYDEFFFRSYSAEGAVLTPPRDYIGTPNAQSFLHFGANPEEVSSDMRGASEFFTDSVDGQDALRVVYTPAENHPWGTISKTTVASQIEFFEEAFGAPNEIASGAQIWQVKETFTLFGLIGFGIFLLAFTRAMLSTRAFAGLRAPAATVVPATRKGLAWFWGGLVVSAFISGASWLIIANTPWVGAIAFNAVPFFMPQGAVFFVAFWAAVNAIAAIIIMVISYLVFGRKNGLDLRASGVLPGWKKFFHGVGLAFVVVVSAYAIVFVLDYFFKTDFRWWVIAVKAFTPDKVGIALMYLPLFAIYFVANSVAVNAFNRFSIRGKEWINTALLAFFNALAPIVLVIAQYTNFFTTGYTIDGFGGIFSIWLYPVIVILAVTAVISRKIYRETNNPYIAGFINAAIVTLISVSNTLTAA from the coding sequence ATGAAAACCTCACTAGTCAAGAGGAACAGCTTCTGGCTCGTTCTCTCGTTAGTAATGATGTTGGTCGCATCTATTGGTGCGTCCATCGTTCAAACCGGCGCCGGCAGCATCAGCGTCAAAGACATGCGCTGGGAAACCTCGTCAGGCCAGATGATGAGCGCACTGCTCTTCAAGCCAGACACCGCAACGGTTGACAACAAGGTCCCCGCAATCGTGGTCAGCCACGGTTGGTGGAACAACCGCGAAATGCAAGACGCCAACTATGTTGAGCTTGCACGTCGTGGCTACGTTGTCGTATCGATCGACATGTATGGTCACGGCAACTCGTCGCCGCTGACCACCGATGTCACTCTGGGCGGAACCGGAATGTACGACGCTGTGAAGCTCGTTGCCGACTTCCCCTACGTCGACACCGACCAGATTGGTGTTAGCGGTCACTCGAACGGTGCTCGGGCAGCGAACTACTCGATGTTCATCGACAACGCAGCAGACGAGCAGCTCATTGCGGCAGTTCTGCTGGTCGACAACGACGCCGTCTACACGGATGCCGAGGCTGAGAACGCATACTTCAACCTTTACGGTGCCCGCGATGTCGGAATCGTTGCTGACCAGTACGACGAGTTCTTCTTCCGTAGCTACAGCGCAGAGGGTGCCGTACTGACCCCGCCGCGTGACTACATCGGAACCCCGAACGCACAGTCGTTCCTCCACTTCGGTGCTAACCCGGAAGAGGTCTCGTCTGACATGCGCGGAGCGAGCGAGTTCTTCACCGACTCCGTCGACGGCCAAGACGCGCTGCGCGTTGTCTACACGCCGGCAGAGAACCACCCGTGGGGAACCATCTCGAAGACCACCGTTGCAAGCCAGATCGAGTTCTTCGAAGAAGCATTCGGCGCTCCCAACGAGATCGCATCCGGTGCGCAGATCTGGCAAGTCAAGGAGACGTTCACGCTCTTCGGCCTGATCGGCTTCGGAATCTTCCTGCTCGCCTTCACACGCGCCATGCTCTCGACTCGCGCTTTCGCTGGTCTTCGTGCACCGGCAGCAACCGTGGTGCCCGCAACTCGCAAGGGACTCGCGTGGTTCTGGGGCGGACTCGTCGTTTCGGCATTCATCTCCGGTGCGAGCTGGTTGATCATCGCTAACACCCCGTGGGTGGGAGCGATTGCCTTCAACGCTGTTCCGTTCTTCATGCCGCAGGGTGCTGTGTTCTTCGTCGCCTTCTGGGCAGCGGTAAACGCTATCGCCGCGATCATCATCATGGTGATTTCGTACCTGGTCTTCGGACGCAAGAACGGTCTCGACCTTCGTGCCTCCGGAGTGCTCCCTGGGTGGAAGAAGTTCTTCCACGGAGTCGGTCTCGCCTTTGTCGTCGTCGTTTCGGCATACGCGATCGTCTTCGTGCTCGACTACTTCTTCAAGACCGACTTCCGCTGGTGGGTTATCGCCGTCAAGGCCTTCACCCCTGACAAGGTCGGCATCGCGCTGATGTACCTGCCGCTGTTCGCGATCTACTTTGTCGCTAACTCGGTTGCGGTCAACGCCTTCAACCGCTTCTCCATCCGCGGCAAGGAGTGGATCAACACGGCACTGCTGGCGTTCTTCAATGCTCTGGCACCCATCGTTCTCGTCATCGCTCAGTACACCAACTTCTTCACCACGGGGTACACGATCGACGGCTTCGGCGGAATCTTCAGCATCTGGCTATACCCGGTTATCGTCATCTTGGCCGTGACCGCAGTCATCTCGCGCAAGATCTACCGTGAGACGAACAACCCGTACATCGCCGGCTTCATCAACGCGGCAATCGTTACCCTCATCTCGGTATCGAACACGCTTACTGCAGCGTAA
- the glpK gene encoding glycerol kinase GlpK: MTKYILSIDQGTTSSRSIIFDHDARIISNGQLEHEQIFPRAGWVEHDPMEIWNNVRETVGLSLARANLTHQDIGAVGITNQRETTVVWNKLTGIPVTNAIVWQDTRTQHIVTELAGSDGLEKYKAITGLPLAPYFAGPKVTWILRYIDGAQEAADRGELLFGTIDTWLLWNLTGGIDGGVHATDVTNASRTMLMDLDTLQWREDIAADMGIPMSMLPEIRSSSEIFGHCRDHGSLPGVPIAGILGDQQAATFGQACFSEGMAKNTYGTGNFLLLNTGTKRVHSNNGLITTVCYKIGDAAPVYALEGSIAVTGSLIQWLRDNLGMFSDAPDVERLALEVEDNGGAYFVPAFSGLFAPYWRPDARGALLGLTRYVTKNHIARAALEATAYQTREVMDAMNADAGVDLAELRVDGGMVANELLMQFQADQLGVDVIRPRITETTALGAAFAAGIAIGFWDSEDDVLSTWNEDKRWTPQMARLERDQLYRNWKKAVTKTMGWVDEDVET, encoded by the coding sequence ATGACAAAATACATACTGTCAATTGACCAAGGAACGACGAGCTCGCGCTCGATCATCTTTGATCATGACGCGCGCATTATCTCGAACGGCCAGCTCGAACACGAACAGATTTTTCCGCGGGCGGGCTGGGTCGAGCACGACCCGATGGAGATCTGGAATAACGTTCGCGAGACCGTTGGCCTATCACTGGCCCGAGCCAACCTCACCCACCAAGACATCGGCGCGGTCGGAATCACCAATCAGCGTGAGACCACGGTCGTCTGGAACAAGCTCACCGGCATCCCCGTTACCAACGCGATCGTCTGGCAAGACACCCGCACCCAGCACATTGTCACCGAGCTTGCCGGCAGTGACGGGCTCGAAAAGTACAAAGCCATCACGGGCCTGCCGCTCGCGCCGTACTTTGCCGGCCCCAAAGTCACCTGGATCCTTCGTTACATCGACGGCGCTCAAGAAGCCGCCGACCGTGGCGAACTCCTCTTCGGAACCATCGACACCTGGTTGCTGTGGAACCTCACCGGCGGCATCGACGGGGGAGTGCACGCCACCGACGTGACCAACGCATCCCGCACCATGTTGATGGACCTCGACACTCTGCAGTGGCGCGAAGATATCGCGGCCGACATGGGCATCCCGATGTCGATGCTGCCCGAGATTCGTTCCTCCAGCGAGATTTTCGGCCACTGCCGCGACCACGGTTCGCTGCCGGGCGTTCCCATCGCCGGCATCCTCGGCGACCAGCAGGCAGCGACCTTTGGTCAAGCCTGCTTCAGCGAAGGAATGGCCAAGAACACGTACGGTACCGGCAACTTCTTGCTGCTCAACACCGGCACCAAGCGAGTGCACAGCAACAATGGGCTCATCACCACCGTCTGCTACAAAATCGGTGACGCTGCACCCGTGTATGCGCTCGAAGGGTCAATCGCGGTCACCGGTTCCCTCATCCAGTGGCTGCGCGACAACCTCGGAATGTTCTCCGACGCCCCCGACGTTGAGCGACTTGCACTCGAAGTCGAAGACAACGGCGGTGCCTACTTTGTGCCAGCGTTCTCCGGACTCTTTGCCCCTTACTGGCGACCGGATGCTCGGGGAGCCCTTCTCGGCCTCACCCGTTACGTCACCAAGAACCACATCGCTCGCGCCGCCCTCGAAGCCACCGCGTACCAGACACGCGAAGTCATGGATGCGATGAACGCGGATGCCGGAGTCGACCTCGCAGAGCTGCGCGTTGACGGCGGCATGGTGGCAAACGAACTTCTCATGCAGTTTCAGGCTGACCAGCTGGGCGTGGATGTCATCCGCCCCCGCATCACCGAAACGACCGCCCTCGGCGCAGCATTCGCCGCCGGAATTGCGATCGGTTTCTGGGACAGCGAAGACGACGTGCTGTCGACCTGGAACGAAGACAAGAGGTGGACGCCACAGATGGCTCGCCTCGAGAGAGATCAGCTTTACCGCAACTGGAAAAAAGCGGTAACCAAGACCATGGGCTGGGTTGATGAGGACGTGGAGACCTGA
- a CDS encoding glycerol-3-phosphate dehydrogenase/oxidase encodes MTDQSLTRASRDSAIQRLVDSATPGRELDVLVIGGGITGAGIALDAATRDLDTVVVEAQDWAAGSSSRASKLIHGGLRYLQMLDFKLVHEALTERDLLLNTVAPHLVRPLPFLYPLRHHVWERAFVGAGIALYDFLAVVATKNAKGKRSVPWHRHLSRKKLAARFPGLAHDAAVGAIEYWDANVDDARYVVSVVRTAHAHGAKAASRTQVVEITKNESGAVNGAVLVDLETGNTFPVRAKAVINSTGVWTGDTQALAHGSGGLEVLASKGIHIVVPRERISGEAGLILQTSKSVLFVIPWSRYWVIGTTDTPWKENLLNPAATADDIDYVIAEANAVLANPIDRSDVIGTWAGLRPLLQPGTMEGTNSAKVSREHTVASPIPGLTVIAGGKFTTYRVMAKDAVDFALGKDAAKANPSTTSSIALLGADGLDAARESTRALSTRFGWSEQMVDHLLHRYGANISEIAAIADADPATSQPLTHAAAYLRAEIVYAITHEGALHLEDLMLRRTRMNYEYVNEARAAVPEVAEIAATLLGWDEQTTAHEVAVYDQMADAVHAASLTRDDEAASEVREAAPQIVPLALPATHEAH; translated from the coding sequence ATGACTGATCAGTCCCTCACACGAGCATCCCGCGACAGCGCCATTCAGCGTCTCGTCGACAGCGCAACGCCGGGTCGTGAGCTAGACGTATTAGTCATCGGCGGAGGAATCACCGGCGCCGGAATTGCTCTGGATGCCGCAACGCGCGATCTGGACACCGTCGTTGTTGAGGCCCAAGACTGGGCCGCGGGATCCTCAAGCCGCGCCAGCAAACTCATCCACGGCGGACTGCGTTACCTGCAGATGCTCGATTTCAAACTCGTGCACGAAGCTCTCACTGAGCGTGATCTGCTGCTTAACACCGTTGCTCCCCATCTCGTTCGGCCGCTGCCATTCCTGTACCCGCTGCGCCACCACGTGTGGGAGCGTGCATTCGTTGGCGCGGGGATCGCGCTTTACGACTTCCTCGCCGTCGTGGCGACGAAGAATGCCAAAGGCAAGCGCAGCGTTCCATGGCACCGCCACCTGTCACGCAAGAAGCTTGCCGCCCGCTTTCCTGGCCTCGCCCACGACGCCGCCGTCGGTGCGATCGAATACTGGGACGCCAACGTCGATGATGCGCGCTACGTCGTCAGCGTTGTTCGCACCGCCCACGCCCACGGCGCGAAGGCTGCCAGCCGCACCCAAGTGGTCGAGATCACGAAAAACGAAAGCGGAGCCGTCAACGGTGCAGTGCTCGTCGATCTCGAAACCGGCAACACTTTTCCCGTTCGCGCCAAGGCCGTCATCAACTCCACCGGTGTGTGGACCGGTGACACTCAGGCGCTGGCTCACGGCAGCGGAGGACTGGAAGTTCTTGCTTCCAAAGGCATCCACATTGTGGTTCCGCGTGAGCGCATCTCAGGAGAAGCTGGCCTGATACTTCAGACGTCGAAGAGCGTGCTCTTCGTCATCCCGTGGTCGCGCTACTGGGTCATCGGCACCACTGATACCCCGTGGAAAGAAAACCTTCTCAACCCCGCAGCGACAGCGGATGACATTGACTACGTCATCGCCGAAGCCAACGCAGTCCTGGCGAACCCCATCGATCGCTCAGACGTTATCGGCACGTGGGCCGGACTTCGCCCGCTGCTACAGCCCGGGACGATGGAGGGCACCAACTCCGCGAAAGTTTCGCGTGAGCACACCGTTGCTTCGCCGATCCCTGGCCTCACGGTCATCGCCGGGGGAAAGTTCACCACCTACCGCGTCATGGCGAAGGATGCGGTTGACTTCGCTCTCGGCAAAGACGCCGCCAAGGCGAACCCCTCGACCACGTCATCCATTGCGCTGCTTGGTGCTGACGGTCTCGACGCGGCGCGCGAGAGCACGCGGGCACTCAGCACGCGGTTCGGTTGGAGCGAGCAGATGGTTGATCACCTACTGCACCGCTACGGGGCTAATATCTCTGAGATCGCGGCAATTGCAGATGCCGATCCGGCAACGTCGCAGCCGTTGACGCACGCCGCTGCCTACCTCCGGGCCGAGATCGTCTATGCGATCACCCACGAAGGTGCTTTGCACCTCGAAGACCTCATGCTGCGCCGCACGCGCATGAACTACGAGTACGTGAACGAAGCACGCGCTGCAGTTCCCGAAGTCGCCGAGATCGCGGCGACCCTGCTCGGATGGGATGAACAGACCACGGCTCACGAAGTTGCCGTCTATGACCAGATGGCGGATGCCGTTCACGCGGCGTCGCTCACTCGTGACGACGAAGCCGCGTCAGAGGTGCGCGAAGCAGCCCCCCAGATTGTGCCGCTCGCACTGCCCGCGACTCACGAAGCTCACTAG